gctgtcccatGGGTTCCtgctgctgtcccgctgctccggcatcttcttcgggGTCCTCCGGCATCTCCGGCATTTTCTACGGGGTGcgtgcctcgctttctggtgatgttattacgttgctgcgccgggacggcatgcgcagcgatgTAATAActacaccagaaagcgaggctcgAACCAGGGGGAAGTTGCAGGAGACGCCGGAGAATCGCAAAGAGGACCTGGAGCAGCGGGGCTAGGTAAGTGAAGCTGccggggatgcttaaactgctatcccacagcagcttaagcattttgggctgtcggatagcagttaatgcaatggccccgacatctaAAAACAtagtatgtcgatgctgacatcaacatgcgatggcctctgagaggccatcatatgtcgatttgatcatatgtcggggccatcgcatgtcgggaggTTACTGTACATGATATGGGAGTAAAATATGTGTTGGACCTATTCTTTTGCCAATTTTTAAACATGTGCAGAGCAAGAGTATTTCATTTGGACATTGCAACATTTGGGTTGGTGGTCTGCCCAAAAATTGCTACTGTCAAGTCCAACACTGTTCCTCTGCGTGTGGGTATTTTGGCTTTTAAAAAGCTTAGAAAAATATGTAACAAATTAGAAGCACAACATATATAACAGATATTTCATGATTCCACTTTTCATTCTTTCAGAGAAAAGACAGTCCACAAATGCCAGACAACGGGGGCAAACCTTCCATCATAAAGAACTTGTGGATATGGTTCGGCTCATTGATGAGTTGAGTGCCACACGTGCCCCAAAAGGGCAGGTGAACCAGCAAAAACATGACATAATGTCTCAAGTAGCTACCTATCTTAAGAAAAAATATGGAACATTCCACACTcccaaacaagtaaaaaaaaggttCTCCGACTTAAAGGTTCGCGAAACTCGTAGACTGGGGTCTATTCGCCGACAGATTGCTGAAGGTAAGTACATATATTATGCTAAGTaacactgacaaaaaaaaaaaaggaaattaggcAAAACAGGGAAGAAAAGCCTAGGGGAGTTCATTAAAAACATGTGAAAAGGAGATGTTGCCCATAAGCACAAATTTGACGCACTCTTTTAATTTCAAATGTGATTGTTAAAAAGTAAGTAAGCCAAGTTTTTGTTGGGTTGGGGAAACTAGTTAGGATTACTTTGTTTTCTGAACTATGGGGCCATGTTCGTGGAGTTAAGGTGTCAAAAGAAATCTTTAAGTTTAAAGGAGTTTTTCAGGAAAACCCACACTTTTGAATTTCCCAAAAGTAGATAGGTTAAGTAGGTGATTGTGGGTGTTCCAATCCTGCTAACCCCGCTAGCTCCTGTACAGGGTCATGTAAGGTAAGTCTGCATTAAGGGTTCCAACAAAGGGACACGTTGCATCGGCCAACACACCCCCACCATGTATCCCCCTTCTTATTTTTCCTTTCCCGCAGTGCGAAGAATGTCACATGATGCAGAGTTGCTGTGGAGACGGGGGAAGCCACGACAGGTTAGCTGACGGAGTGTTTATCCACGTCACTTCCGGCACCAGCGTGTGCGTCCCTTTCGTATCCGCAGCAACGAAGCATCGTGAGCGCACTTGTATGACGTAATATATGAGGAATGTTAGGGCGGCGGATGCTTGTTAGCTAGTCCCCACCTCTGTTTTACGTCAGGATTAGGGTCAGGTATTTAAGGGAGGATATGGGAGTACGACAACAAACTGGAAGAAGCACTTTACGTGCAAAACGGGCGTTGCTCGTGCGGTTGTCTGGCCACCTGCACCATTTTGTATGTTCACTCATGCTGCTGGAAATAAAGAAGCTTCTTTTGAAGTATATCCCAGATAGATGCATGTAGGGTGTATGTTGGCTGGTAATTCCAGTGAGAAAGTTCAAACAACGCTTCATGCAGACTTCCAGTGGCATGTACAGGATAGCTGTGTGCCCTACAGGTGATAAACCCGCCAATCGAATTTGGATGGGAACAATTATATTAATTAAAAGGTTAACTTTGCGGCACAAAATGTTTGGGATTCAAAGCCTTTGGGTCACTTCTACTTAGTAACAATGCCTTATTTTTAAGGCACAAAACATTGGACATATGTTTGACCTATTTAAGAAATGGAACAACAGGTGTCTCCCTCCAGGTCCCGAGCACATTTCCACACATCTCTTGTcctgactttggactcctgcttgcctggcagaagtccaaaagctaTTAGTGCAGAgatggtgtgtgcagccttagccaatcctaTCTCATTTCACAGTGAACTGGTCTGGCCTGGGTGTATCATAGTAAGTGAGGAATTTCTCCCTTCTATGGCTTGAGATGATGTAATGCCTGATGATGAACCACCCTTCACAGTGTGGaaatctgactgagactaagGCGAAAAAACATTCCCAGAAATGGTTAACGTATTTCAGAAAAATCAACATGGCTTAAACATTAATGCATATGAATTTTGGTAACGTAGTTTGCCAATCTTTTAAGTGGTTAGTCAATCAATCCtttcaaataaataatatataatccACAATCCTAATTTTCAGAACATGAGCCAAAGGAAGACACACAGTTGCAGGCAAAATGTACAGATGAGGAGGAGCCAAGTGTTAGTGGCAATTGCAACAAGCCAGATGAGAATCAGGTGAGTCCGGCTTAGTGACCTCCTTGTGGCACAAACTTGCAAACACACATAATTAGGCATCTTGGCCACTCTCCTTTGGATAGTAGCTAAGTGGTTAATGTAAATTAACCAACGTAAAAGTTTTCTTCTtgtgtttctatttttattacaaTTAAAACCTTTCTGAGTCGGGAAAATTTAGATTCCAAATACAAAACATAATCATTACTTAGCAGATTATAGATAACACCGAGAAAATCTAAATGGGAGAAAAGGAGATATCAGATGCAAAGTATTGGAAGGGAAAATCAATTCGATCTCCGAACTAAAAATATGTTGACCTTGCTGTCCACATTTGATTGCTCAAATCAGGGTTCACGCAAGAGCCCCACTTTGAGGCTGCAAACACCGGTaaaaagttttgcaaaaaatgaaaagttgTGTCAGGGCCATCACTTGTTTATCGATTACACAAAAAGCATTAACTATTCAACAATGTTTTGGGGGCAAGATgtgtaatagagatgagcgaacttctcggctcggcagttgatgacttatcctgcataaattagttcagctttcaggtgctccggtgggctggaaaaggtggatacagacctaggagatgtatccaccttttccaggccaccgaagcacctgaaagctgaactaatttaggcaggataagtcatcaactgccgagccgagaagttcgtgacgaatcgtatttactgtaagttcgctcatctctaatgtgtaATCCACTTTATTATATTAATATGTACAATTTACCAGGAACGCAACATCCTAAATTGACGAAGGACATTATTGATGCAAAATGTGTCTAATTCTTTCACAGGAAATGTTGGTTTGCCCGGAAACAGAATATTTTACATTGCATTTGCAACCCATTGATAGTGAAAAATTTGAACAACTTCCAGAGCCACAAAGGGAGAATCCAGAAACCAAAACTATTAGATTTCTGGATCGGAGGCTATGTCAAATGCAAGAAGAGTTAACTAGCCAAATGTCCACCTTAATCccaaaaatggaggagaaaataaATGCAAAACTTGACCATGTGCTCGCTCGAATTACTGTTTTGGAAGAAAAATGCAATGTTTTGAATCCGTAAAACACCCCAAAAAATACACGTTTCAGTGTTAGGGTGGTTTCCCACCCGGTT
The sequence above is a segment of the Hyla sarda isolate aHylSar1 chromosome 6, aHylSar1.hap1, whole genome shotgun sequence genome. Coding sequences within it:
- the LOC130277436 gene encoding uncharacterized protein LOC130277436 — translated: MCRARVFHLDIATFGLVVCPKIATVKSNTVPLRVEKRQSTNARQRGQTFHHKELVDMVRLIDELSATRAPKGQVNQQKHDIMSQVATYLKKKYGTFHTPKQVKKRFSDLKVRETRRLGSIRRQIAEEHEPKEDTQLQAKCTDEEEPSVSGNCNKPDENQEMLVCPETEYFTLHLQPIDSEKFEQLPEPQRENPETKTIRFLDRRLCQMQEELTSQMSTLIPKMEEKINAKLDHVLARITVLEEKCNVLNP